Proteins from one Neodiprion fabricii isolate iyNeoFabr1 chromosome 5, iyNeoFabr1.1, whole genome shotgun sequence genomic window:
- the LOC124183270 gene encoding excitatory amino acid transporter 1-like isoform X1 → MEVASELSPLSDAEKQGRIGTGRTSYYPQTPNKRPPNRRQQTKNCLKHNALTILTVLGVVGGIILGLVLRNARSTNWPSRDIMYVNYIGELFLRMLKSLILPLIMASLISAIGSLDLSLSGKIGARAIVYYMVTTVSAVITGIILVISIHPGRGDESNIERAGVSRNVTTVDTLMDLARNMFPPNLVQACISQYRTVLKPEANDTNANILTWKIEHEYAAGTNILGLVVFSTVLGITLGKMGPDGRPLLRFFEALSSAMMIITNWVIWVSPIGVLFLVSSKLLEMKSFEVIIGQLGMYFMTVLVGLFIHGFIILPLIYFLVTRRNPFSYVSNMAQALATAFGTSSSSATLPVAIGCLEDRNGIDPRVARFVMPIGATINMDGTALYEAVAAIFIAQVRNVNLSFGQLVAVSITATAASIGAAGIPQAGLVTMVMVLDTVGLPAKDVTLIIAVDWLLDRFRTTINVMGDSLGAGIVNFLSRNELRNPSRDLQPKNGADHNTTPI, encoded by the exons ATGGAAGTCGCCTCAGAATT ATCGCCGCTGTCGGATGCGGAAAAGCAAGGGCGGATCGGGACTGGGAGGACATCGTACTACCCCCAAACACCGAACAAACGACCGCCGAACCGACGGCAGCAAACGAAAAACTGCCTGAAGCACAACGCCCTTACGATACTGACGGTCCTCGGTGTGGTTGGTGGTATAATTTTGGGCCTGGTTCTGAGGAATGCACGCAGCACAAATTGGCCTTCCCGCGACATAATGTACGTCAACTACATAGGCGAACTGTTCCTACGAATGCTGAAGAGTTTAATCCTGCCGCTGATCATGGCCAGTCTGATCTCGGCTATTGGTTCGCTGGACTTGTCTTTGAGCGGGAAGATCGGGGCGCGAGCGATCGTTTACTACATGGTTACAACCGTCAGTGCAGTTATCACGG GTATCATTCTCGTCATATCCATTCACCCCGGACGCGGCGACGAGTCGAACATCGAACGAGCCGGAGTTTCGAGAAACGTGACAACCGTTGACACGCTCATGGATCTGGCAAGGAACATGTTTCCACCGAACTTGGTCCAGGCCTGCATATCGCAGTATCGTACAGTACTTAAGCCCGAAGCCAACGACACGAACG CCAACATTCTGACCTGGAAGATCGAGCACGAATACGCCGCCGGTACGAATATACTGGGTCTCGTTGTATTTTCCACTGTGCTCGGTATCACTCTTGGTAAAATGGGACCTGACGGTCGACCTCTACTCCGTTTCTTCGAGGCTTTGTCATCGGCAATGATGATCATCACAAACTGGGTGATTTG GGTTTCGCCAATCGGAGTGTTGTTCCTGGTCTCATCGAAGCTCCTGGAAATGAAATCCTTCGAGGTGATAATCGGCCAGCTTGGAATGTACTTCATGACGGTGCTCGTGGGCCTCTTCATCCACGGATTCATCATCCTTCCGCTGATCTACTTTCTCGTTACGCGACGCAACCCCTTCTCCTACGTTTCGAACATGGCTCAGGCCTTGGCAACGGCCTTTGGAACCTCGTCCAGTTCCGCCACACTTCCGGTCGCGATTGGCTGCCTGGAGGACAGGAACGGCATAGACCCTCGAGTGGCTCGTTTCGTCATGCCGATCGGGGCGACGATAAACATGGACGGAACGGCCCTCTACGAGGCTGTAGCCGCAATTTTCATAGCTCAAGTCCGCAACGTGAATCTCTCCTTTGGTCAACTGGTGGCAGTCAG CATCACGGCAACCGCCGCCAGCATCGGCGCAGCTGGCATTCCGCAGGCTGGTTTGGTCACCATGGTCATGGTCCTTGACACGGTTGGACTGCCGGCCAAAGATGTCACGTTGATCATCGCGGTGGATTGGCTGCT GGATCGTTTTCGGACGACAATTAACGTGATGGGAGACTCACTCGGTGCTGGAATAGTAAATTTCCTGAGTCGCAACGAGCTGCGAAATCCATCGCGAGATTTACAGCCGAAAAATGGTGCTGATCATAATACGACGCCGATATGA
- the LOC124183270 gene encoding excitatory amino acid transporter 1-like isoform X2 has translation MTSPLSDAEKQGRIGTGRTSYYPQTPNKRPPNRRQQTKNCLKHNALTILTVLGVVGGIILGLVLRNARSTNWPSRDIMYVNYIGELFLRMLKSLILPLIMASLISAIGSLDLSLSGKIGARAIVYYMVTTVSAVITGIILVISIHPGRGDESNIERAGVSRNVTTVDTLMDLARNMFPPNLVQACISQYRTVLKPEANDTNANILTWKIEHEYAAGTNILGLVVFSTVLGITLGKMGPDGRPLLRFFEALSSAMMIITNWVIWVSPIGVLFLVSSKLLEMKSFEVIIGQLGMYFMTVLVGLFIHGFIILPLIYFLVTRRNPFSYVSNMAQALATAFGTSSSSATLPVAIGCLEDRNGIDPRVARFVMPIGATINMDGTALYEAVAAIFIAQVRNVNLSFGQLVAVSITATAASIGAAGIPQAGLVTMVMVLDTVGLPAKDVTLIIAVDWLLDRFRTTINVMGDSLGAGIVNFLSRNELRNPSRDLQPKNGADHNTTPI, from the exons ATGAC ATCGCCGCTGTCGGATGCGGAAAAGCAAGGGCGGATCGGGACTGGGAGGACATCGTACTACCCCCAAACACCGAACAAACGACCGCCGAACCGACGGCAGCAAACGAAAAACTGCCTGAAGCACAACGCCCTTACGATACTGACGGTCCTCGGTGTGGTTGGTGGTATAATTTTGGGCCTGGTTCTGAGGAATGCACGCAGCACAAATTGGCCTTCCCGCGACATAATGTACGTCAACTACATAGGCGAACTGTTCCTACGAATGCTGAAGAGTTTAATCCTGCCGCTGATCATGGCCAGTCTGATCTCGGCTATTGGTTCGCTGGACTTGTCTTTGAGCGGGAAGATCGGGGCGCGAGCGATCGTTTACTACATGGTTACAACCGTCAGTGCAGTTATCACGG GTATCATTCTCGTCATATCCATTCACCCCGGACGCGGCGACGAGTCGAACATCGAACGAGCCGGAGTTTCGAGAAACGTGACAACCGTTGACACGCTCATGGATCTGGCAAGGAACATGTTTCCACCGAACTTGGTCCAGGCCTGCATATCGCAGTATCGTACAGTACTTAAGCCCGAAGCCAACGACACGAACG CCAACATTCTGACCTGGAAGATCGAGCACGAATACGCCGCCGGTACGAATATACTGGGTCTCGTTGTATTTTCCACTGTGCTCGGTATCACTCTTGGTAAAATGGGACCTGACGGTCGACCTCTACTCCGTTTCTTCGAGGCTTTGTCATCGGCAATGATGATCATCACAAACTGGGTGATTTG GGTTTCGCCAATCGGAGTGTTGTTCCTGGTCTCATCGAAGCTCCTGGAAATGAAATCCTTCGAGGTGATAATCGGCCAGCTTGGAATGTACTTCATGACGGTGCTCGTGGGCCTCTTCATCCACGGATTCATCATCCTTCCGCTGATCTACTTTCTCGTTACGCGACGCAACCCCTTCTCCTACGTTTCGAACATGGCTCAGGCCTTGGCAACGGCCTTTGGAACCTCGTCCAGTTCCGCCACACTTCCGGTCGCGATTGGCTGCCTGGAGGACAGGAACGGCATAGACCCTCGAGTGGCTCGTTTCGTCATGCCGATCGGGGCGACGATAAACATGGACGGAACGGCCCTCTACGAGGCTGTAGCCGCAATTTTCATAGCTCAAGTCCGCAACGTGAATCTCTCCTTTGGTCAACTGGTGGCAGTCAG CATCACGGCAACCGCCGCCAGCATCGGCGCAGCTGGCATTCCGCAGGCTGGTTTGGTCACCATGGTCATGGTCCTTGACACGGTTGGACTGCCGGCCAAAGATGTCACGTTGATCATCGCGGTGGATTGGCTGCT GGATCGTTTTCGGACGACAATTAACGTGATGGGAGACTCACTCGGTGCTGGAATAGTAAATTTCCTGAGTCGCAACGAGCTGCGAAATCCATCGCGAGATTTACAGCCGAAAAATGGTGCTGATCATAATACGACGCCGATATGA